In the Ctenopharyngodon idella isolate HZGC_01 chromosome 21, HZGC01, whole genome shotgun sequence genome, GAACCATGCAGTTCAAGACAAAGAAAGGCAGCCAGCAGCACACAAAAACGCCCATGATGACCGAGAGGGTCTTGAGAACTTTGGTTTCACGCTTGAAGGACATCTTGAAGGAACTTTCGGACTCCATATTGCCATTGTTACCCATGCTACTGTGGCGGTTCTTGGCGCTCTCGGCCGCTCTTTCTAGCGCAGAGATCCGGCGTATCTGCTTCTGGGCGATGCGGTAGATGCGGGTGTAAGTAACCAGCATAATGGCCACGGGTATGTAAAAACTGATCAGGGAAGAGGAGATGGCATATGTCCGATTAAGGCTGGAGTCGCAGTTGTCTGGGGGAAGCTCGCCGTAGGTGCCGTTCAGCTCCGTGTAACTGGTTGTCTGGGCTTTGTGCCAGTTTAGCTGCACTGGGATGAAGGAGATAAGGATGGACAACGTCCACGCCACACTTATCATGATGAACGCCACCTTGGGCGTCATCTTGCGCTCGTAGCGGAATGGGCTAGAAATGGCCCAGTAGCGGTCCACGCTAATGACGCACAAATTCAAGATGGAGGCGGTGGAACACATGATGTCAAAGGCCACCCAGACATCGCAGAAGGCGCCGAATGGCCAAAAACCTACAATCTCGGTGGCCGCTTTCCATGGCATCACCAAAATGGCCACCAGTAAGTCAGAAATAGCCAGCGATATAACAAAGAAGTTGGTGACTTTTGAGCGCAGGTGGCGAAACTTCGTGACGGCAGCGCAGACCAACGTGTTGCCCAGTAAGGTGGTCAGTATGAGGAGCGAGAGAAAACAACCAGTCAGAACTCGCTTCGACGAATCGCGCTGCGACACACTGCTGTCCAGGACCGTGGAGTAGTTCACATCCATGGCTTTTTCACCGAGTCGAATGAGCGGTCACCCCATAATTCCAGACCAAACCAAGAGTGCTTACACAGGAATCGGAGCAACTAGTTGATCTGCTTTGTCCGTCGCTATGCTGACTGCAGCAGTCATCTTGCAAAACAAATATCATAATTTCAATGTTAAAATCTCTTGAGGAGCTCAAAAACGGATCCATGATCTCCCACAGACCTTCCCAATGAACATATTATGaccaaaagaagaaaaaaagacatacaTTTAGTCTAGTAATTACTTAATcgaatatataaacatattagCATCTTATTAAGATAATGTTTCTGCTTAAATAATGTTTCTGATTTCATACCTTGTCAGCAGTTTGTTCATCGTCCCACAGCATACTCTCCCAAACAGGTTTAAGCAAACATAGGCAGGCGTGATGATTAGCCTTATATATGAGCTTATCGATAGTATTGACCGGATTGCCGCTGCGTTGGTCTGATTTGTCCCCGCTAATGACAGCAGAAGCGCATCCGTGTCATGTTGTTCCCAAAGCAGACTCTGTTACAGAGAGAACGGGTGACAGTTCGTTTGAGAAACAAGAGATGCGCATTTCATAACAAGATTTCTCCGCTCCTTTTATCAAGCGCTTTGCCAAAGGGCTTCACTTAaccggcaaaaaaaaaaaaaagtctttcatTCCTCTTTGCGGTGCGTTCCTGTATACATCCAGTATTGTGTTGCGTTCAGCGCATCTCGATTCGAATTTTCACGTTTCAGCCGTCCGATTTGTCCCCGTTCCATCTTGCGCgtaaagaaaaacatattccttcttttagttttacttaaaagtgattttaaagCGTTTGCATCGGTCCTTATATGGAAAGGCTGTTGTCATCCCAAGTACATCATGTGGAATTACAGCTCATACTCACTC is a window encoding:
- the drd1b gene encoding dopamine receptor D1b; amino-acid sequence: MDVNYSTVLDSSVSQRDSSKRVLTGCFLSLLILTTLLGNTLVCAAVTKFRHLRSKVTNFFVISLAISDLLVAILVMPWKAATEIVGFWPFGAFCDVWVAFDIMCSTASILNLCVISVDRYWAISSPFRYERKMTPKVAFIMISVAWTLSILISFIPVQLNWHKAQTTSYTELNGTYGELPPDNCDSSLNRTYAISSSLISFYIPVAIMLVTYTRIYRIAQKQIRRISALERAAESAKNRHSSMGNNGNMESESSFKMSFKRETKVLKTLSVIMGVFVCCWLPFFVLNCMVPFCNPNESADFFCISSTTFDVFVWFGWANSSLNPIIYAFNADFRKAFSILLGCHRLCPGSNAIEIVSINNNGGPPSTSQYQPKGHIPKEGNNSNYVIPHSILCQEEETQKKEDDSGIKTFEKLSPSMSGNLDSDAEVSLEKINPITQNGQHKSIPC